In the Topomyia yanbarensis strain Yona2022 chromosome 3, ASM3024719v1, whole genome shotgun sequence genome, one interval contains:
- the LOC131689069 gene encoding uncharacterized protein LOC131689069 — MESNVTIPREAFSELLVASNRQPDAFKPDPWTNDPEDSDTDEECTIVKVEQLPEEESAVGAYHDTTIDANDRNSWSKQIQAFPAAQSPAFPSKRSFSVMTHGEPGSIPTMCTIPVTNHNRFSPFSNHFYDNDLSLGTGGPALKTRTKITVREYVYELPVGDMPNNEAVSLLAMFDMDAQNMPLEALCKLWGIAALYPQLVDNRVTDVKRLLRLEPEDINELTRIIGYRITLRDVIYYLKNRYTVPVESTAKLRRAPKKDEIANTCQFPELRSFLCSSLTGQCIVKFYEAKHELDNARRNELVKIIVLEAIKRNITLDHAYFRAMSATIQATFPNEPMTIYFTPQSRSGDRLVPAGGKFIKRKAVILRSLEVPVETETVEQPEEETILNKEEQEAARIWLIDGRTPEEKVIEHWIKCRELRRKRFLGLKSLENRIAMFPIVQSFLARALLTLDFESENPGKLQTFYQSFPELHITIGRHLDSIKDSETREKIRTYRNAQSKESKNVLLAFLLPALIPTNYRVSGLWRPSIKESLDGFILYVQNPEHMNATIEARKCLLMEKSSANKELRLQSTVVVVGDIEDPSYFVICDRLQYPANSIVDAIGFAVVLTCTLNLRYNDDAKPIWLFIQQYLFQMETVDSAKSTDEFIRKLRMT; from the exons ATGGAGTCGAACGTCACCATTCCTAGAGAAGCATTTAGCGAACTTTTAGTAGCATCAAACCGTCAACCTGATGCTTTTAAACCTGACCCATGGACTAATGATCCGGAAGATTCTGACACAGATGAGGAATGTACAATAGTAAAAGTTGAGCAGCTACCAGAAGAGGAAAGTGCTGTCGGAGCTTATCATGATACGACAATTGACGCAAATGATAGAAACTCGTGGTCGAAACAGATTCAAGCATTCCCTGCAGCACAGAGTCCTGCCTTTCCTTCAAAGCGATCATTCAGTGTTATGACACATGGTGAACCTGGGTCAATTCCTACAATGTGTACAATACCGGTCACAAACCACAACCGTTTCTCACCATTCAGTAATCATTTTTATGATAACGATTTAAGTTTAGGCACCGGAGGGCCTGCCTTAAAAACACGCACAAAAATTACAGTGCGGGAATACGTCTACGAGTTACCGGTTGGTGATATGCCGAATAATGAAGCAGTTAGCCTGCTAGCCATGTTCGACATGGATGCTCAAAACATGCCACTGGAAGCTCTGTGCAAACTTTGGGGTATTGCGGCTCTTTACCCACAGTTGGTTGATAATCGGGTTACTGATGTCAAAAGGCTTTTACGCCTCGAACCGGAGGATATCAATGAGTTGACCCGCATCATTGGCTATCGAATTACGCTAAGAGACGTGATCTATTATCTG AAAAACAGATATACCGTACCTGTGGAGTCAACGGCTAAGCTTCGGAGAGCTCCGAAAAAAGATGAAATTGCTAATACTTGTCAG TTTCCTGAACTTCGaagttttttgtgcagctcGCTAACTGGTCAGTGCATTGTCAAGTTCTACGAAGCCAAACACGAGCTCGATAACGCGAGAAGAAACGAATTAGTTAAAATTATCGTCCTGGAAGCAATCAAACGTAACATTACGTTGGATCATGCTTATTTTAGAGCTATGAGCGCGACAATTCAAGCGACGTTCCCTAACGAACCAATG ACAATCTATTTCACCCCTCAGAGCAGAAGTGGTGACCGACTGGTACCAGCAGGCGGTAAGTTCATTAAACGCAAAGCGGTTATCTTGCGATCATTAGAGGTACCAGTTGAAACGGAAACGGTCGAGCAGCCGGAGGAGGAAACTATTTTAA acAAAGAAGAACAGGAAGCTGCCCGTATATGGCTGATCGATGGACGAACACCAGAGGAAAAAGTTATAGAACACTGGATTAAGTGTCGAGAGTTGCGAAGAAAGCGGTTTTTGGGATTGAAGTCCTTGGAAAACCGAATCGCTATGTTCCCAATTGTGCAATCTTTTTTGGCTCGTGCTTTA CTAACTCTTGATTTCGAAAGCGaaaatcctggaaaattgcaaacaTTTTATCAATCATTTCCTGAGCTGCATATAACGATTGGACGACATTTGGATTCCATCAAAGACAGTGAAACGCGAGAGAAAATTCGAACATACAGGAATGCACAAAGTAAGGAAAGTAAGAATGTACTACTGGCTTTCCTTCTTCCCGCTCTTATTCCTACCAACTATCGTGTCAGTGGATTGTGGCGACCATCAATCAAAGAATCGCTAGATGGTTTCATTTTGTATGTTCAG AATCCCGAACATATGAACGCCACCATCGAAGCCAGAAAGTGTTTACTAATGGAGAAGAGCAGTGCGAACAAGGAGCTGCGACTTCAGTCAACCGTCGTGGTTGTCGGTGATATAGAAGACCCGTCCTACTTTGTGATTTGTGATCGTTTGCAGTACCCGGCCAATTCCATAGTAGATGCTATTGGGTTTGCCGTGGTGCTCACGTGTACGCTCAATTTGCGTTACAACGACGATGCGAAACCGATTTGGCTGTTCATTCAGCAGTATTTATTCCAGATGGAAACCGTTGATAGTGCAAAGTCCACCGATGAGTTTATTCGGAAATTGAGGATGACTTAG